Part of the Amblyomma americanum isolate KBUSLIRL-KWMA chromosome 7, ASM5285725v1, whole genome shotgun sequence genome, GTGTGGTTCTGATTGTCTTTGTGGAATTTTCTGTAGGTTTCGGACACCGTCGTCGAGCCTTACAATGCCACCCTCTCAGTGCACCAGCTTGTGGAAAACACGGACGAAACCTTCTGCATCGACAACGAGGCGCTCTATGACATCTGCTTCCGAACGCTTAGGCTCACAACCCCAACCTATGGAGACCTCAACCACCTGGTTTCTGCGACAATGTCGGGTGTCACTACATGTCTCAGGTGGGTGACTGACTTGCGTCTGTACTTTTGCAGCAAGACTGGTATGCAAATGAAACCAGAGTCCGAAATGCGATTTAAAACTTTCATATCTGCTCACAGCACAGGGATTTTCGATGGGAACATCCCGACAGTTCGGGCAGGTGTGCATTAGCGCATGACACTTACTTGGTGAAGGGCGGCAGGACAAGCAGGCAGCAAACTAGCCCGAGAAAGCCGACAATCGAGCGCGCTCAAAAACTCTGCTGATGACAGCAACGTGCACGTTCCAGACGGCCGATAAAGACGCTAGTCTGTTGGCGACGCAGGATTTAAACGCTACTCTGTGCTTCTTCGTGAAAAGTCCGAAAGCAGTTCAACCATGCTTGAAGTTAAGCGTACTTCGATGCGTGAATCTCCTGCTCGTGATCGTGACCTTTCAGCCTCGTATAATTGCAGTTGCCATGAAGGAATGGCACCAGCGTATGCATGAACTATTGGCCTTTCTCGCGAATTGGAATCCACATTCACGAAGGCTCTTCACTTGTCTTTCAGGTTTCCAGGACAGCTGAACGCCGATCTTCGCAAACTGGCCgtgaacatggtgcccttcccgcgCCTCCACTTCTTCATGCCCGGCTTCGCTCCACTCACCTCCCGCGGAAGCCAGCTGTACCGGGCTCTGACGGTGCCGGAactgacgcaacagatgttcgatgccaaaaacatgatggctgcttgcgacccccgccacggccGTTACCTGACGGTCGCTGCTGTGTTCAGGGGCCGAATGAGTATGCGCGAAGTGGATGAACAGATGCTCAACGTCCAAAACAAGAACTCGGGCCAGTTCGTCGAGTGGATCCCGAACAACGTAAAGACTGCCGTGTGCGACATCCCACCTCGCGGCCTCAAGATGTCTGCTACCTTCATTGCtaacagcacagccattcaggAGTTGTTCAAGCGGATCTCTGAGCAGTTCACTGGTAAGTACTGCTTGATCTAGAACTGCCTATTTGACCATGTGCAGGGCAGCTGGAAGCATGTGTCCCCCTTGCTTCATGTGTTGCAAAACGGGAAACGGTGCCCCTCCGTAGAACATTTTTCCGTGGTGAATACTACAGAACTATCTCACAAATCGTTTAGCATGTTTTAGTGTGCTATGTTCGATACCACAAAGCGGAAAATTCCCATCAACGGAAACTCCAGCCCATGGCGTCGACCAATTCTTCCTCTTTGCCGATTCTGCCCCTCTCCCTCTTGACCGATTCCCTTGGTAGGCTGGCGTGAAATATCAGGGGGTGGCCGATAAATGGGGAATAGCCATTGATTAATCAGATTAACCACGGCGTCATGTACATACATCGACGACATTGGCTGGAGGTCCTTCATTGGGAGCCATttgcagcttcgttcttgagttgtatccgactatagcactAGATGCCTAGCTGGCGAAAAAAAACGCCGTCTGCGGATGAAGCGTCCGCCTGCCAGCTGCCACGGTTGGTGGGTGGCAGTGTAGACAGATTGAAATCACCCTCAGCACTTTGAGCGAGGAGGGAGCTGCTATTGGGAGAGGGAAGACAAAATGAAGGTGTCAGGTGACAGGTTGCTGGTGGCAAAGTGGACAGAGGGAAATCCCCCTTTTCTTTCCGTGCGCTAACACTAGCGCTCTTTGTGTCGTCTACATTCATACCCGCCCTTATTCGTGCTGTTGTTTCATAATGGCCCGATACGAACTCGCCCAACTCGCTCTTCTACTAGCACTGGTTTGGTCACTAGCGAGAAAGTCATGTGTCGTGATGAAGCGTGGTGGTGTCCTGGTGAAGGAGACACCGGTTTCGTGGCAGCTGCACTCACGCGGAAGGGACAGAACCCATGCATACCACCTGCACTCTAGTGAAGAGTAGGCAAACCGGTTTCGCAGCCAACAGGAAAGGCTGAAAGGCGTCGCGCCAGCATGCCGCTAACAATGTGTGTAAAACCTTCATAGGTAACCTATGTGAAGGGTTCATACACTTACAGCTAGCTTACCTATGCCGCATTTAGTTTAACGAGGTAAATCAGGGGATGTTTTTTTACATATCCCTAATAGGCCTGCTTTTATCAGCGCAGGTCTACAGTCGATGACGCCGTTTAGCGGTGAAAAATGAGGACTGGTTGAGCTTTTGCCGCGGCTAAAGAAAAAGGGTTAACTTAAAATGAGGACAACCCAGAGGCATATATGGAATGCAaagtgatagatgtaacgttaagagacaggaagggaGCAGAGCGGTTCAAGGAACACATGCGGGTTGATTAAATCAttaaatcctagtcgaaatcgaaatgtgcttgggcatggcacataatgcgaaggcaaggcggTAGTTAATGGTAACTgactggattcaaagagaaggcaagcgtaccggGAGGCAAAAGAAAGTTAATGAGCGGATGACATTACGAAGTTAACTGGGGGTAAGGGGGTCACGGATTGCGCAGGATAAGCTTAATTTGAGAGATATGaagaaggcctttgtcctgcagtgggcgtagtcaggctgaccgTGATGAGCTTTCGAGCCTTCTTGATCCATAAACTGCCTTACAGAATTTCCTGAAGCGATTCCCAATTATATACAAGCAGTGTTACAAGATTGGCAGACTGAGCGAATACGTACTACAAGTGAGGGTTTTTTTTACGAAGTCATTAGTACaactgtgttctctttttttgtgcAAAACTGGTGGTCGAAGTTGCTTAAAAATCATGTAATTCAATTCCATGTGCCATAATAAGTGCTATTTTATCAATTGTTTGCACATGAAGCCTGAGCTACGGCTTACAAAGGGTTAAAAAGCGTGCCTTCACTTCCTGAACAGCGTATGGTAAGCTGTACACTCGTAGGCAAAATATTTACGGGATGCGGATTTgtggaaattaatttattttatcGTCATCACTGAATCGCTAGCCAGTCAGCTTATACTTGTTCCAGAGGATGAAGGACACATGTCCTCTCACTGTTCAGTGCTTTTCTCTGACCTcttatgcttgttttttttcggcTACCCGAATCCCTCACACTTCTGTTTATGACGGTACTTGTGAGCAACGTTTTGTGATGACGTTATTTACATTTTCGCAGCCATGTTCCGTCGCAAGGCGTTTTTGCACTGGTATACCGGGGAGGGCATGGACGAAATGGAGTTCACCGAGGCAGAGTCCAACATGAACGACCTGATTTCAGAGTACCagcagtaccaggaggccacGGTTGACGACGAGGGAGAGTTCGACGCGACACTGGCAGAGGCCTTGTGATTGAAACAtccctttttctttgctttcactTTTCAATAAAggtgtgtgttttctgtgttggCCCTCGTACAGCCGCAATCGATATTCCGCTCAGCCTTTCCTCAGGTTGACAGAGGAATGTACTCCTGAGAATCATAATTAAAACAGGCTAGCATCTAGCAAATATTACATTAATCTGCGGTACGGCTCAGCAGGCGTCGCCCAACAATAACGCCTATCTGATCTTGCGCCGTTCACAGCCTCACATTCATCACCAACAAGTGCAACTGTGGACTACATGAGTACCCTTGCATTTCATAATAGAATAACAGCCCTATCACCCGAGCAAGCAACAAAATTGGTGTTCAGGAAAAATTGGTTTGGATTTGGATTGATTGGGCTTCGCGGGGTTTAAAGTTCCAAAGCAAcgcagactatgagggacgccatagtggatgGCTCCTGGAATATCGatcatggaggggggggggggggagtgcactggcatcgcacagtacacaggccgtGTACGGCGCTCGCACTGTGGGGAAGTGGCTGATACCTGTCACATGATGTTGACCTGCCGGTCTAACAGAGCCCTTTCGCCATGCCGCCACCTTACCctagagggctgggaggcggccctgctttgGCTGCTCGAACCTCCAGGCCCAGCGGATCTTGGTCCATGGGGCCAGGACGGCTGCTTCTACCAATGGGGTCCCAACTCCAACTGGTATGTAAGGGACTCCAACTGGTATGTAAGGAGGCTTCCCACTAGGGGAAGCCCCCGAATACCTCTTCCTGTATAGGTATTATATATCGAATAATcggttttcaccgccaccaccatttgcttcggtttaactactgctgaactttgtcagagagcgaaagctgtggtgtacgtACCGGGCTCCTACACGCGGCTTTGAGTCTCCAATATTGAgtgcgtttcgcacactggataggcagcgcgcccagcctgccaccctgagaggtggcagttaatggttgatcacgagaggtcggtcactcaatgaacgctgcggcttacaTATCCCACCCACGCTGACGTCACAACGGCAATTTTCATCGCGTGACATCACGCGATTATCACGcgactattctaccgccctctaccggtaAATCGAAAGATCAGAGGTGAAGTGGTgcacaccatggtggaccacataggtaaggcctatagccacacttgacctctgactcaattgaaggtcaaccggcaacgcacggcgaaaacTGCTTTACCTAGAATATtgaagctttcgtttcaaaagcatcgcacgctgtgagGAGTTCGCTGAGGTGCAAGCCGCTGTTCtctgcgagaacttcgttgtccgGACCGGAAACAGGATCCGTCAATGCTGGTGCAAACGTGAACGAACGGATGGCAGCGACGGCTGGTAAAGGCTTCGACGTCCGGGCGGAGATTCGGCTGGTGCTACTAGGCTGCACCGCTCGTAGCCAATGATCACGGTGTCCACGTTTACATCAGTTCACATCACTTCCCGTCAATTTCGTTATCGGAGAGTAaggagtttgaatcagagcggtggGCAAAAGCTTTTCAATGATCATCTTACAATAAATTCATCTTTAGCCGCCAGACAAGCAGCTTCAAAGCCCCGAAATGCCGAAGTATCGGATTTtgacaaaagaaaaatgaatagAATTGGCGCCAGTGTACCTTTTACGCGCGTGGGGGTACAGCCCCATAAGGCTGCCTtgagcccttggcgctcggcCACCTCAGTGGCTCTTGTCACGACCCCTAATTGGACATTCGGCGCCACACAGGCGACATTCGGGTGCATATATCCAGGGTAAATCGGGGCGTATAGGGCAGTGTTAAGAAAGGTGTGGATTTGTAGTTGCCGCCAACCGTCTTTGTGTAGCTTAGTAATTAGGGAGATGTGGGCCGGAGGGTGTcgatattgccacactactaactccactagtggcgccgtatcgcggctaaactgtgtTACCTGGAAATTGGCAAGCCTTGAGGCTAGATGCATCTTGGGGCTAGATGCTTTGCCTTCATCTCTcgggctgcctgctgccttgcgagTCCCAACAGCGTCTTGCGAGTATAAGTCAAGCAATTAAATCTGCCCTGCGTACACcaaccggagttcggccaactcagAGCATTGGCAAggaccatgacgtctactactgATAGCGAGGCTAGCCAGCATTCCTGGAATACCCGACCATTcctccttcacgcacctcggtcgGCCCCATCGTTCCATGGTGAGAGGTTCGAGGATGTCGAGattggttggccagctttgaccgtgtggcgggcttcaacgagtgggacagCGAGCGCATATTACGGAACGTTTACTTTGCACTACACGACTCGGCCAACACTTGGCATGAGAagcacgaagcttccttcactaactgggaggtttttcgccgagagctcttagccatgTTTAGCACCAGCGAAACAAAGGAGGACGCTGAAATCGCcgtgcaatcgaggtcgcagcagccgaacgagagcgtcgccatgttcatagAGGAcgtgacgcgactcttcaatcgcgctgATCCTTCTATGTccgaggccaagaaggtacgccacttaatgcgcggcgtaaaagagcaattgtttgccggactggtcagTGACCCGCAAAGAACTGTGGCCGATTTTGCCAAGGaagcaacaagcatggagcgttttCTGCAGAAACGGGGCGCGCACTTAGGTCGTCAAGCTAGTGTTCCAgcgctcaccactgtacgcctACGTCACTAAcaactgaggagcttcgagagcttgtgaggagcctggtgcgtgaagaactcgagaaatttcgcttcgaagctccactgGCCATCGTCGAGGCCATACCGAACGTGGTCCGAGCTGAAGCCGGCGAGTTCTTCagccgccaccagctccgcagccagctcTCTGCGTGATGACATACAGTGAAGCCCTACAAAGCCGTCCTGGGCCAGTGGtgcaagccttttcccccgtcactcctgtgtCTTCACATCGGTATCCAATTACAGCTGTACCCGCCGTACAGCAGGATTCCCGGTCCACTATGAGAAAAGCGCGTTtagcgtacgccaaacaataggccactCTGCTGTCACCGCGGGGAagccggccacatcctccgccactgccgcTACCTCAGATTGGGCTtgagggggttttcacctgacgcacttCGACCACGCTACCGAGAACAGCCGCGGGATATCGAGcaatatctgtccgataacgtgcagccatcgaccgcgcagcggcgtcagtcgcgatcgccatcccgaAGGCGGTTTTATTCTCCAAGCGGCCCGTCGTCTTCttgccagttcagaggcacgtcccaaCATCGgcaaactgaagacggcgtcctccgggggtagggctgccgctattcgaccaagtcaagagcctccaccagACGATCCACGGCAACCATCCGACCGCCGACTACTTGACCGTACGACCTCAACGACGGCAAGCTGTCACCGACTGGTTTCGGCCGAAATTGACGATTCACTGCTACTacccgaccgacgacgacctcacccgacgacctaaATGACAACGACGTGTTGTGACCCACTGGTGTCTACCGATATCCCAGTAACCGCATATAACCGCgttgtgaccgcacttgtggataccggcgctgatttttccgTAATGAGCAGACAGTTAGCCACGGCTCTCAGAAAGGTTTTGACCCCTTGGCCTGGGCCGCAGATCCGCACCGCCAGCCCTCACGTGGTTACgccgattggcgtctgcacgtcacgaatacagatccactggtgctactttccctggttgctttgctgtgctgctcgAGTGCTCCAAACACCTGA contains:
- the LOC144097868 gene encoding tubulin beta-4 chain-like; protein product: MREIVHVQAGQCGNQIGAKFWEVISDEHGIDPSGAYHGDSDVQIERINVYYNEASGGNYVPRAILVDLEPGTMDSVRSGPFGQLFRPDNFVFGQSGAGNNWAKGHYTEGAELVDSVLDVVRKEAEDCDCLQGFQLTHSLGGGTGSGMGTLLISKIREEYPDRIINTFSIVPSPKVSDTVVEPYNATLSVHQLVENTDETFCIDNEALYDICFRTLRLTTPTYGDLNHLVSATMSGVTTCLRFPGQLNADLRKLAVNMVPFPRLHFFMPGFAPLTSRGSQLYRALTVPELTQQMFDAKNMMAACDPRHGRYLTVAAVFRGRMSMREVDEQMLNVQNKNSGQFVEWIPNNVKTAVCDIPPRGLKMSATFIANSTAIQELFKRISEQFTAMFRRKAFLHWYTGEGMDEMEFTEAESNMNDLISEYQQYQEATVDDEGEFDATLAEAL